Proteins encoded by one window of Blautia argi:
- the nrdR gene encoding transcriptional regulator NrdR, which translates to MKCPFCGQENTRVIDSRPVPDNNSIRRRRQCDECGKRFTTYEKIETIPLTVIKKDQSREQYDRAKIQDGIMRACYKRPISVKTIENLMDEIETEIFNREEKEVPSTLIGEIVMDKLKELDAVAYVRFASVYREFKDIDTFMDELRKMME; encoded by the coding sequence ATGAAATGTCCGTTTTGTGGTCAGGAGAATACAAGAGTTATTGATTCCAGACCTGTGCCGGATAATAACTCTATCCGAAGACGGCGTCAGTGCGACGAGTGCGGGAAGCGCTTTACGACTTACGAAAAGATTGAAACCATTCCGCTGACCGTAATTAAAAAAGATCAGAGCCGGGAGCAGTATGACCGTGCCAAAATACAGGACGGCATTATGCGCGCCTGCTATAAACGTCCTATTTCCGTAAAGACCATTGAGAATCTTATGGACGAAATCGAAACCGAGATTTTCAACCGGGAGGAAAAAGAGGTGCCAAGCACGCTGATTGGCGAGATTGTCATGGACAAGCTAAAAGAACTGGACGCAGTGGCATATGTACGTTTTGCATCGGTATACAGGGAGTTCAAGGACATTGATACCTTTATGGACGAACTGAGAAAAATGATGGAATAA
- a CDS encoding ABC transporter permease, producing the protein MKYVIKKTGTLIITLLIVAFLSFLAFSVIPGDAARSRLGTEATQEQVEALQKEMGLDKPVPVQFGIWLKNFVTGDMGESYSYSMPVADMLKNKIPITIAITLISFLMILLLSVPLGIFTAQHAGGWLDRVIMTLNQVVMSVPGFLLGIVITYVFGLLFHWFTPGAYVAASEDFVGFLGYLIAPCAAIALPRCAMGVKMLRSSVLSQMESDYVRTAFARGNTKTRVLYRHVLKNALIPVLTFWGMTIADIMANSMIIEQVFTIPGMGSLLISSISNRDYPVVLGILVLVAGMVVVINFAVDLLYGRIDPRIRVRE; encoded by the coding sequence ATGAAATATGTGATTAAAAAAACAGGAACTCTCATTATAACATTGTTGATTGTCGCATTCCTGTCTTTTTTGGCTTTTTCTGTGATTCCCGGAGATGCAGCAAGGTCAAGACTTGGCACAGAGGCAACACAGGAGCAGGTAGAGGCCTTGCAAAAGGAAATGGGACTGGATAAGCCAGTGCCGGTGCAGTTCGGTATCTGGCTGAAAAATTTTGTGACAGGAGATATGGGAGAATCCTACAGTTATTCCATGCCTGTTGCAGATATGCTGAAGAATAAAATTCCAATTACCATAGCCATTACCCTGATATCCTTTCTTATGATTTTACTGTTGTCCGTTCCTCTTGGGATTTTTACGGCTCAGCATGCGGGCGGGTGGCTGGATCGTGTTATTATGACGCTGAACCAGGTGGTGATGTCTGTTCCGGGTTTTTTGCTGGGAATTGTAATTACCTATGTGTTTGGACTGCTTTTTCACTGGTTTACGCCAGGTGCGTATGTGGCAGCTTCTGAGGATTTTGTAGGATTCTTGGGATATCTCATTGCTCCCTGTGCTGCCATCGCCCTGCCCCGGTGTGCCATGGGGGTAAAAATGCTGCGAAGTTCTGTGCTTTCTCAGATGGAGTCTGATTATGTCCGGACTGCCTTCGCAAGAGGAAATACGAAAACCCGTGTGCTGTACCGCCATGTGCTGAAAAATGCTCTGATTCCGGTACTCACCTTCTGGGGTATGACCATTGCAGATATTATGGCGAACAGTATGATTATCGAGCAGGTTTTTACCATTCCGGGTATGGGAAGTCTGTTGATTTCTTCTATTTCAAATAGAGATTATCCGGTGGTGCTGGGTATTCTGGTTCTGGTGGCAGGAATGGTGGTTGTGATTAATTTTGCTGTGGATTTATTGTATGGCAGAATTGACCCGCGTATCAGAGTCAGAGAATAG
- a CDS encoding ABC transporter substrate-binding protein: MKKVRNLIMLLLVMTLTLVLGGCQDKKDGEKESQNDSSSQETQGEPTMGGSIVVGIPQDLEDSLDPHKSVAAGTKEVLFNIYEGLVKPDEQGNYTDAVAQSHEISEDGRVYTFALRPNVKFHDGNTVTAEDVKYSIERCAGISEGTTPLVAAFSNVEKVEIPDSQTIAITLKEPDTEFLAYLTVAIVPKNAKDLDKNPVGTGPFHYVSRSPQENIVIEKFADYWDSEHQAYLDKVTFKVAGDSNAIVTGLKGGSIDMYPRINSTESAQLAGDKELAIYQGGMNLIQALYLNNKEKPFDDVKVRQAMCYAVNRQEVLDMMANGKGTIIGSSMFPAFEKYYMPELADRYPQDIEKAKQLLKEAGYPDGFEMTMTVPNNYQQHIDTAQVLAEQLKQVGIDAKIQLVEWDSWLGETYAERKFQSTVVGIDAAYLSGRALLERFTSQADTNFINYSNPEYDRLYEQVRKSTDEQEQIKLYQEMETLLSEDAANVYIQDMASEVVLRKDFGGYVFYPLYVLDMAKIYKVK, encoded by the coding sequence ATGAAAAAAGTAAGAAATCTTATTATGTTGCTTTTGGTGATGACCCTTACTCTTGTACTTGGCGGCTGTCAGGACAAAAAGGACGGGGAAAAAGAATCTCAAAATGACAGCAGTTCTCAGGAAACACAGGGGGAGCCGACCATGGGCGGTTCCATAGTAGTAGGGATTCCTCAGGATTTAGAGGATAGTCTTGACCCACACAAATCGGTAGCGGCAGGAACGAAAGAAGTCCTATTCAACATTTACGAAGGTTTGGTAAAACCTGATGAACAGGGAAATTACACAGACGCAGTTGCACAGTCCCATGAAATTTCAGAAGACGGAAGGGTGTATACCTTTGCACTCAGACCGAATGTGAAGTTTCATGACGGAAATACGGTAACTGCAGAAGATGTAAAATATTCCATAGAGCGCTGCGCCGGTATCAGTGAGGGTACGACTCCACTGGTAGCGGCGTTTTCTAATGTGGAAAAGGTAGAGATACCGGATTCCCAGACCATTGCCATTACACTCAAGGAGCCGGATACAGAATTTCTGGCGTATCTGACTGTGGCGATTGTGCCGAAAAATGCCAAAGATTTAGATAAAAATCCGGTGGGGACAGGACCTTTTCACTATGTATCACGCTCACCTCAGGAGAATATTGTGATAGAGAAGTTTGCAGATTACTGGGACAGTGAGCATCAGGCATATCTGGACAAGGTCACCTTTAAGGTGGCAGGGGACAGCAATGCCATTGTAACCGGATTAAAGGGCGGTTCCATTGACATGTACCCGAGAATCAATTCCACGGAGTCTGCACAGTTGGCAGGGGATAAGGAACTGGCGATTTACCAGGGCGGCATGAATCTGATTCAGGCTCTGTACTTAAACAACAAGGAAAAGCCCTTTGATGATGTGAAGGTGCGTCAGGCCATGTGCTATGCTGTGAACCGGCAGGAAGTGCTGGATATGATGGCAAACGGTAAGGGAACCATTATTGGCAGCAGCATGTTCCCGGCTTTTGAGAAATATTATATGCCGGAACTGGCAGACCGTTATCCTCAGGATATTGAGAAAGCAAAACAGCTTTTAAAGGAAGCGGGATATCCGGACGGTTTTGAAATGACTATGACTGTGCCAAACAATTATCAGCAGCACATTGACACTGCCCAGGTTTTGGCGGAGCAGCTAAAGCAGGTGGGCATTGACGCCAAAATTCAGCTTGTAGAATGGGACAGTTGGCTTGGAGAAACTTATGCAGAGCGGAAATTCCAGTCCACAGTAGTGGGGATTGACGCTGCCTATTTAAGTGGAAGAGCGCTTTTGGAGCGGTTTACCTCACAGGCAGACACCAATTTTATCAATTACAGCAATCCGGAGTATGACAGACTGTATGAGCAGGTGAGAAAAAGTACAGATGAGCAGGAACAGATAAAGCTTTATCAGGAAATGGAAACCCTTTTAAGTGAGGACGCCGCCAATGTGTATATTCAGGATATGGCATCAGAGGTGGTGCTGCGAAAGGACTTTGGCGGCTATGTATTTTATCCGCTGTATGTGCTGGATATGGCAAAAATTTATAAGGTAAAATAG
- a CDS encoding carbamoyl phosphate synthase small subunit, with the protein MKAFLILEDGTVFEGTSIGSTKEIISEIVFNTSMTGYLEVLTDPSYAGQAVCMTYPLIGNYGICHEDQESLKPWPDGYIVRELSRIPSNFRSEDTIQNFLKKYDIPGIAGVDTRALTRILREKGTMNGMITTNAAYNLEEILPRLKAYTTGKVVEKVTCTETHVLEGNGKRVALLDFGAKDNIAQSLNRRGCEVTVYPAATSAETILASDPDGIMLSNGPGDPKECTAIIKEVRKLYESEIPIFAICLGHQLMALATGADTKKMKYGHRGGNHPVKDLETGRVYISSQNHGYVVDTETLNPEVAVPAFENVNDKTNEGLKYTGKNIFTVQFHPEACPGPQDSGYLFDRFLEMMEVNQ; encoded by the coding sequence ATGAAAGCATTTTTGATACTGGAAGACGGTACCGTCTTTGAAGGAACCAGCATTGGATCTACAAAGGAAATCATTAGTGAGATTGTCTTTAATACCTCTATGACAGGATACCTTGAGGTACTTACAGACCCTTCTTATGCCGGACAGGCTGTCTGCATGACTTATCCTTTAATCGGAAATTATGGCATCTGCCATGAAGACCAGGAGTCTTTAAAACCGTGGCCGGACGGCTACATTGTAAGGGAATTATCTCGTATTCCAAGCAATTTCAGAAGTGAAGATACCATTCAGAACTTCTTAAAAAAATATGATATACCGGGAATCGCAGGCGTGGATACCAGAGCGCTTACCCGGATCCTGAGAGAAAAGGGAACCATGAATGGTATGATTACCACAAATGCAGCCTATAATTTAGAAGAAATCCTTCCGCGTCTGAAGGCATACACAACCGGAAAGGTAGTGGAAAAGGTAACCTGCACAGAAACACATGTATTAGAGGGAAACGGAAAAAGGGTAGCGCTTTTGGACTTTGGTGCAAAGGACAATATTGCACAGTCCTTAAACAGGAGAGGCTGTGAGGTGACAGTATATCCGGCAGCTACTTCTGCAGAAACCATTCTGGCGTCTGACCCGGACGGTATTATGTTGTCCAACGGTCCCGGAGATCCCAAAGAATGTACTGCTATTATAAAAGAAGTGAGAAAGCTGTATGAATCAGAGATTCCGATTTTTGCAATCTGTCTGGGACATCAGCTTATGGCGCTGGCAACCGGAGCAGATACAAAGAAAATGAAATACGGACACAGAGGCGGCAATCATCCGGTAAAGGATCTGGAAACCGGAAGAGTTTACATTTCCTCTCAGAACCATGGCTATGTGGTAGATACAGAAACCTTAAATCCGGAAGTTGCGGTACCGGCTTTTGAAAATGTAAATGATAAGACAAACGAAGGACTGAAATATACAGGAAAGAATATCTTTACGGTGCAGTTCCACCCGGAAGCATGCCCGGGACCCCAGGATTCCGGATATTTGTTTGACAGATTCTTAGAAATGATGGAGGTGAATCAATAA
- a CDS encoding threonine/serine exporter family protein produces the protein MIWEGLLQFLAAGFGTVAFSVLFSVPREHYPLCGFIGGAGWFICWGMINIFHMGPVEANFAATLFITLASRIGSTIKKCPVTLFLIAGIFPEVPGIGIYRTIYYSILNNRELSMHYGRETLGIAIAMVLGIILVFEIPQKTINRLFGKRQKKTEAVARR, from the coding sequence ATGATATGGGAAGGACTTTTGCAGTTTCTGGCAGCAGGGTTTGGAACCGTGGCATTTTCTGTCCTGTTTTCTGTTCCCAGAGAGCATTATCCCCTGTGTGGTTTTATTGGCGGTGCAGGCTGGTTTATCTGTTGGGGAATGATAAATATTTTCCATATGGGACCTGTAGAGGCAAACTTTGCGGCAACCCTGTTTATTACCCTGGCTTCCAGAATCGGAAGCACTATAAAGAAATGTCCGGTAACGCTATTTCTCATAGCCGGAATCTTTCCAGAGGTGCCGGGAATCGGAATTTACAGAACCATTTATTATAGCATTCTGAACAATCGGGAGTTGAGCATGCACTATGGAAGAGAAACGCTGGGAATTGCCATTGCCATGGTGCTGGGAATTATTCTGGTATTTGAAATTCCTCAGAAAACCATTAACCGTTTGTTTGGAAAAAGACAAAAAAAGACTGAGGCTGTCGCACGAAGATGA
- a CDS encoding M42 family metallopeptidase — MNTYTDFILKHLKALLSIDSPTGYTKGVTDYLIKEYKALGYEPEKTVKGGVLVDLGGKDEKNAVFLEAHVDTLGAMVREIKGNGRLALTPLGGMNANNAEGENCRIITRSGKVYEGTCQLCNASVHVNGKYDETQRTFDTVEVLPDEKINTKETPKALGIMTGDIVAFDPRTTHYTKRIYQEPFPGRQIKCSHSPWLCRLFKRRAILLQNVNSIQHFTVYEEVGHGGAASIPEGVTEVLSVDMGCVGDGLECKEYQVSICAKDSGGPYTYEVVSNLIEAAKKANLDFAVDVYPHYGSDAEAALRAGYDVRHGLIGVGVYASHGYERSHVDGMKNAFLLLKSYLG; from the coding sequence ATGAATACTTATACTGATTTTATTTTAAAGCACTTAAAAGCTCTGCTGTCCATTGACAGCCCTACCGGATACACAAAGGGCGTCACCGATTATCTGATAAAGGAATACAAAGCTCTTGGTTATGAACCTGAAAAAACCGTAAAAGGCGGCGTTTTGGTAGACCTTGGAGGAAAAGATGAAAAAAACGCCGTGTTTCTGGAAGCCCATGTGGATACTCTGGGCGCCATGGTACGGGAAATCAAAGGAAACGGCCGTCTTGCCCTCACACCTCTGGGCGGTATGAATGCCAACAATGCAGAAGGGGAAAACTGCCGCATTATTACCCGCAGCGGAAAAGTTTACGAGGGTACCTGCCAGCTCTGCAATGCTTCTGTCCATGTAAACGGGAAATACGACGAAACCCAGAGAACCTTTGATACCGTAGAGGTTCTGCCGGACGAAAAGATAAATACCAAAGAGACACCAAAGGCGCTGGGTATTATGACCGGGGACATTGTTGCCTTTGACCCGCGTACCACCCATTACACAAAGCGGATATATCAAGAGCCGTTTCCTGGACGACAAATTAAGTGCAGCCATTCTCCTTGGCTATGCCGCTTATTTAAAAGAAGAGCCATATTGTTACAGAACGTAAACTCTATCCAGCATTTTACCGTCTATGAAGAAGTGGGACATGGCGGCGCTGCCTCCATTCCGGAAGGCGTTACTGAGGTACTGTCTGTAGACATGGGCTGCGTAGGAGATGGACTGGAGTGCAAAGAATACCAGGTTTCCATCTGCGCCAAAGACAGCGGCGGTCCCTATACTTATGAAGTTGTAAGCAATCTGATTGAGGCAGCCAAAAAAGCAAACCTGGACTTCGCCGTAGACGTGTATCCTCACTATGGTTCTGATGCCGAAGCTGCTCTCAGAGCCGGCTATGATGTGCGGCACGGACTTATCGGCGTCGGAGTATATGCTTCCCACGGATATGAGCGAAGCCATGTGGACGGCATGAAAAACGCCTTTTTGCTCTTAAAATCTTATTTGGGATAG
- the carB gene encoding carbamoyl-phosphate synthase large subunit, whose product MPRNPEIKKVLMLGSGPIVIGQAAEFDYAGTQACRSLKEEGIEVVLLNSNPATIMTDKDIADKVYIEPLTVEVVEQLILKEKPDSVLPTLGGQAGLNLAMELEERGFLKEHNVRLIGTTSETIKKAEDRQEFKDTMEKIGEPIAASLVVRNVEDGIAFSNKIGYPVVLRPAYTLGGSGGGIANNEEELVEILENGLRLSRVGEVLVERCIAGWKEIEYEVMRDGAGNCITVCNMENLDPVGVHTGDSIVVAPSQTLGDKEYQMLRTSALNIITELGITGGCNVQYALNPDSFEYCVIEVNPRVSRSSALASKATGYPIAKVAAKIALGYTLDEIKNAVTGKTYASFEPMLDYCVVKIPRLPFDKFISAKRTLTTQMKATGEVMSICNNFEGALMKAIRSLEQHVDSLMSYDFTDLTEEELREQLHIVDDMRIWRIAEAIRRGISYKDIHAVTKIDIWFIDKIAILVEMEQGLKKQELSEDLLREAKRMEFPDNVIAQLTQKTEEEIKELRKKWNITAVYKMVDTCAAEFAAVTPYYYSVYGGENEADGKTDKKKVLILGSGPIRIGQGIEFDFCSVHCTWAFAKEGYETIIINNNPETVSTDFDIADKLYFEPLTPEDVENVVNIEKPDGAVVQFGGQTAIKLTEALIKMGVKILGTSAENVDAAEDRELFDAILEECQIPRPKGHTVYTAEEAKKAANELGYPVLVRPSYVLGGQGMQIAIHDKDVEEYIGIINRIAQEHPILVDKYLQGKEIEVDAVCDGEDILIPGIMEHIERAGIHSGDSISVYPARTISDTAKRTIEEYTRRLAKSLHVLGMINIQFIVCGEEVYVIEVNPRSSRTVPYISKVTGIPIVPLAAQVILGHKLKDLGYTPGLQPEAKHYAVKMPVFSFEKIRGADISLGPEMKSTGECLGISESFNEALYKAFLGAGIHLPKHKNMIITVRDEDKGDIIPIARRFEALGYKIYATRSTARVLNDNGVKAIRTNKIEQPSPNLMDLILGHKIDLVIDTPSQGVDKAKDGFIIRRNAIETGVNVLTALDTAEALVTSLENTDIEKLELIDIAEI is encoded by the coding sequence ATGCCAAGAAACCCGGAAATCAAAAAAGTATTGATGTTAGGTTCAGGTCCTATTGTTATTGGACAGGCAGCAGAATTTGACTATGCAGGAACACAGGCCTGCCGTTCTCTGAAAGAGGAAGGCATTGAGGTTGTACTCTTAAACTCCAATCCGGCAACTATTATGACAGACAAGGATATTGCGGATAAGGTATATATTGAGCCTCTGACAGTGGAAGTCGTAGAACAGTTGATTTTAAAAGAAAAACCAGACAGTGTGCTGCCCACTCTGGGCGGTCAGGCCGGACTGAATCTGGCTATGGAACTGGAAGAGCGGGGCTTTTTAAAGGAACACAATGTGCGCCTGATTGGAACTACCTCAGAAACCATTAAAAAGGCAGAAGACCGTCAGGAATTTAAAGATACCATGGAGAAAATCGGCGAGCCTATTGCTGCTTCCTTAGTGGTAAGAAATGTAGAGGACGGTATTGCCTTCAGCAATAAAATCGGTTATCCGGTGGTACTGCGTCCTGCCTATACCCTTGGTGGCAGCGGCGGTGGTATTGCCAACAATGAGGAAGAACTGGTGGAAATCCTGGAAAACGGACTCAGACTTTCCCGCGTGGGTGAAGTTCTGGTAGAGCGCTGTATTGCAGGCTGGAAGGAAATTGAATATGAAGTGATGCGTGACGGAGCAGGAAACTGCATTACCGTATGTAATATGGAAAACCTGGATCCGGTTGGTGTGCATACAGGAGATAGTATTGTAGTGGCGCCTTCTCAGACCCTGGGAGATAAAGAATATCAGATGCTGAGAACTTCTGCTCTGAATATTATTACAGAGCTTGGCATTACCGGAGGCTGTAATGTACAGTATGCTTTAAATCCGGATAGTTTTGAGTACTGTGTAATCGAAGTAAATCCCCGTGTATCACGTTCTTCTGCCCTGGCGTCTAAGGCAACCGGATATCCCATTGCAAAGGTTGCGGCAAAGATTGCCCTTGGCTACACGCTGGACGAAATCAAGAACGCAGTGACAGGCAAGACTTACGCCAGCTTTGAACCCATGCTGGACTACTGTGTAGTAAAAATTCCAAGACTGCCTTTTGATAAATTTATCAGTGCAAAGAGGACACTGACTACTCAGATGAAGGCAACCGGAGAAGTTATGAGCATTTGTAATAACTTTGAAGGCGCCCTGATGAAGGCAATCCGCTCCTTGGAGCAGCATGTGGACAGTCTGATGTCCTATGATTTTACAGACCTTACAGAAGAGGAATTAAGAGAACAGCTTCATATTGTAGATGATATGCGTATCTGGAGAATTGCAGAGGCAATCCGCAGAGGTATTTCCTATAAAGATATCCATGCAGTAACAAAAATTGATATTTGGTTTATTGATAAGATTGCTATTTTGGTGGAGATGGAACAGGGATTAAAGAAACAGGAATTAAGTGAGGATTTGTTAAGAGAAGCAAAACGCATGGAATTCCCGGATAATGTTATTGCCCAGCTTACCCAAAAGACAGAGGAAGAAATTAAGGAGTTGCGTAAAAAATGGAACATTACGGCTGTTTACAAAATGGTAGACACCTGTGCAGCCGAGTTTGCGGCAGTGACGCCATATTATTATTCTGTATACGGCGGTGAGAATGAGGCAGACGGAAAGACAGACAAGAAAAAGGTTCTGATTCTGGGTTCTGGTCCGATTCGGATTGGTCAGGGTATTGAGTTTGACTTCTGTTCTGTACACTGCACCTGGGCCTTTGCAAAGGAAGGCTATGAAACCATCATTATTAACAATAATCCGGAAACTGTAAGTACAGACTTTGATATTGCAGATAAGCTGTATTTTGAACCGTTGACACCGGAAGATGTAGAAAATGTAGTAAATATTGAAAAACCGGACGGCGCAGTGGTACAGTTTGGCGGTCAGACAGCCATTAAGCTTACCGAAGCCCTGATTAAAATGGGTGTGAAGATTCTGGGAACTTCTGCAGAAAACGTAGATGCGGCAGAGGATAGAGAACTGTTTGACGCAATTCTGGAAGAGTGTCAGATTCCAAGACCAAAGGGGCATACCGTCTATACAGCCGAGGAAGCTAAAAAAGCCGCAAATGAGCTGGGCTATCCGGTATTGGTGCGTCCTTCCTATGTATTGGGCGGACAGGGTATGCAGATTGCCATTCACGACAAGGACGTGGAGGAGTATATCGGCATTATCAACCGTATTGCACAGGAACACCCGATTCTGGTAGATAAATACCTTCAGGGAAAAGAAATCGAGGTTGATGCAGTGTGCGATGGCGAAGATATTCTGATTCCTGGTATTATGGAACATATTGAGCGCGCAGGGATTCATTCCGGGGACAGCATTTCCGTATATCCTGCCCGCACCATAAGCGACACAGCGAAAAGAACCATTGAGGAATATACAAGAAGACTGGCAAAATCCCTCCATGTGTTGGGTATGATTAACATTCAGTTCATTGTGTGCGGGGAAGAGGTTTATGTCATTGAGGTAAATCCAAGATCCAGCCGTACAGTACCTTATATCAGCAAGGTAACAGGAATTCCCATTGTACCGCTGGCAGCACAGGTAATTCTGGGACATAAGCTGAAGGATTTGGGCTATACACCGGGCTTACAGCCGGAGGCAAAGCACTATGCTGTGAAGATGCCGGTATTCTCCTTTGAGAAAATCCGCGGCGCAGATATCAGCCTGGGACCGGAAATGAAGTCTACAGGAGAATGTCTGGGTATTTCTGAAAGCTTTAACGAAGCGCTTTATAAGGCTTTCTTAGGTGCGGGAATCCACCTTCCAAAGCATAAAAACATGATTATTACAGTAAGGGATGAGGACAAGGGAGATATTATCCCTATTGCCAGACGTTTTGAGGCTCTGGGTTATAAAATCTATGCCACACGCAGCACAGCAAGAGTGTTAAATGACAATGGCGTAAAGGCAATCCGAACCAACAAAATTGAGCAGCCGTCCCCGAATCTTATGGATTTGATTCTGGGACATAAGATTGATTTGGTTATTGACACACCGTCCCAGGGTGTAGATAAGGCAAAGGACGGTTTTATTATCCGCAGAAATGCCATTGAAACGGGAGTCAACGTTTTGACAGCTCTGGATACGGCAGAGGCTCTTGTGACCAGTCTGGAAAACACAGACATTGAGAAACTGGAACTCATTGACATTGCCGAGATTTAA
- a CDS encoding FprA family A-type flavoprotein: MYDMKISDSVVFIGVNDKTIDLFESQYKVPKGVSYNSYVILDEKVAVMDTVDKRATEEWLDNLDKALNGRSVDYLVISHLEPDHASNIQRLAEKYPDMQLVGNAKIFSMLPQFFDLDFSERKVVVKEGDTLSLGSHTLQFFMAPMVHWPEVMVEYEQSEKILFSADGFGKFGALDEEEDWTDEARRYFINIVGKYGAQVQALLKKAATLDIQTICPLHGPILKENLGFYIDKYLTWSSYEPEEEGVVVAYTSIHGNTAKAAQKMAEILESKGAKAVRLFDLSRDDMSEAVSSAFRYDRLVVMAPTYDGALFPAMEDFLYHLKVKTYRKRRAGIVENGSWAPMAGKLMKAYLEGMKDVEICEPVVSVKSVMKEADVQNMEALAEALLA, from the coding sequence ATGTATGATATGAAAATTTCTGATTCAGTTGTATTTATTGGCGTAAACGACAAAACCATTGATTTATTTGAAAGCCAGTATAAGGTTCCAAAAGGGGTTTCTTATAACTCTTATGTAATTTTAGATGAAAAAGTAGCAGTTATGGACACAGTAGATAAAAGAGCCACAGAGGAATGGCTGGACAACCTGGACAAAGCTCTGAATGGGCGCAGCGTGGATTATCTTGTTATTTCACACTTAGAGCCGGACCATGCTTCCAATATTCAGCGTCTGGCAGAAAAATACCCGGACATGCAGCTGGTAGGAAATGCGAAAATCTTTTCCATGCTGCCGCAGTTCTTTGACCTGGACTTCTCTGAAAGAAAAGTAGTGGTAAAGGAAGGAGATACCTTAAGTCTGGGAAGCCATACTTTACAGTTCTTTATGGCGCCTATGGTACACTGGCCGGAGGTTATGGTGGAATATGAACAGTCAGAAAAGATTCTCTTTTCCGCAGACGGATTCGGAAAGTTTGGGGCATTAGACGAGGAAGAAGACTGGACAGACGAAGCCAGAAGATATTTTATCAATATTGTAGGAAAATACGGCGCACAGGTACAGGCGCTTCTGAAAAAAGCGGCAACTTTAGATATCCAGACCATCTGCCCGCTGCATGGACCGATTTTAAAAGAAAATCTGGGCTTTTACATTGACAAGTACCTGACCTGGAGCAGCTATGAACCGGAAGAAGAGGGCGTAGTGGTTGCTTATACTTCTATTCACGGAAATACAGCCAAGGCAGCGCAGAAAATGGCAGAAATTCTGGAAAGCAAGGGTGCAAAGGCAGTACGTCTTTTTGATCTGTCAAGAGATGACATGTCCGAAGCTGTTTCCAGTGCATTCCGCTATGACAGGCTGGTAGTTATGGCGCCTACCTATGACGGTGCGCTGTTCCCGGCAATGGAGGATTTCCTGTATCATTTGAAAGTAAAGACATACAGAAAGAGAAGAGCCGGTATTGTGGAAAATGGTTCCTGGGCACCTATGGCAGGAAAGCTGATGAAAGCATACCTGGAAGGCATGAAAGATGTGGAAATCTGCGAACCGGTGGTATCTGTGAAATCTGTGATGAAGGAAGCAGATGTGCAGAACATGGAAGCTCTGGCAGAAGCGCTGCTTGCTTAA